One Clostridium sp. CM027 genomic window carries:
- a CDS encoding carbohydrate ABC transporter permease, whose product MLNSKVSKDIYIEKKHINSKVKMSKIITHFILIAWGITTIAPIAWVIMNSFKSSSEIISSALSFPTKFNLDNFKSLGKYSQIDIPRGFFNSLVISGTVVVLVLILGAMAAFVLARFKFFLNGPIMILLVASMLVPQFAVIIPNIKILQFFHFNNTYLAVIVPHTAGFLNFAIIMMTGFMKSLPVELEEAAIIDGCSIPKIFMRIIIPLSTPILATSGIMIFLWSYNDLLLPLVYLTGELRPISVLLTQISSQFNTDYGAMMAALTITIIPVIALYVISQKYVIKGMMAGAVKG is encoded by the coding sequence ATGTTAAATTCGAAAGTTTCAAAAGATATTTATATAGAAAAAAAGCATATTAATTCAAAAGTTAAGATGTCGAAGATTATTACACATTTTATATTAATAGCATGGGGTATAACAACCATTGCACCAATAGCATGGGTTATTATGAATAGCTTTAAGAGTTCATCTGAAATAATTTCTAGCGCTCTTAGTTTTCCAACTAAATTTAATTTAGATAACTTCAAATCGCTTGGAAAATATTCTCAAATAGACATTCCTAGGGGGTTTTTTAATAGTCTTGTTATTTCTGGTACTGTTGTTGTATTAGTATTAATTCTTGGAGCAATGGCTGCATTTGTACTAGCAAGATTTAAGTTCTTTTTAAATGGACCAATAATGATACTTTTAGTTGCTAGTATGCTTGTTCCACAGTTTGCAGTTATTATTCCTAATATTAAAATATTGCAGTTTTTTCATTTTAATAACACTTATTTAGCTGTAATAGTACCACATACTGCTGGATTTTTAAATTTTGCTATAATTATGATGACAGGATTTATGAAGTCTCTTCCTGTTGAGCTTGAAGAAGCTGCGATAATAGATGGGTGTAGTATACCAAAAATATTTATGAGAATAATAATCCCATTGTCTACTCCAATACTCGCAACCTCAGGTATAATGATTTTTTTATGGTCTTATAATGATTTACTTCTCCCACTTGTGTATCTTACAGGGGAATTAAGACCTATAAGTGTGCTTTTAACACAAATTTCAAGCCAGTTTAACACGGATTATGGTGCGATGATGGCAGCGCTCACAATAACAATAATTCCAGTGATAGCACTCTATGTAATTTCTCAAAAATATGTAATTAAGGGTATGATGGCTGGTGCTGTTAAGGGATAA
- a CDS encoding carbohydrate ABC transporter permease codes for MILKDKKYAFLFLAPALTLITVFLFNPLIQTLYFSLTDWHYFSMKKSFIGLENYRRLLHDPVVGIAIKNTLLLIVLCIIFEIGFALLLAMLMDGVKRGFKIYRTVFFFPVVVSGSAIGLLFSLTYQYDAGLLNNILGVFGMSKTIWLTEKSSALLSMMPYIWQMTGFYFVIFMTALTKIPSDIYESASLDGATGLTKSIYITLPLIRDVIITTIALVITSAIKVFDIIFTITQGGPMNSSQVLSTYIYQTTFQSMNQGYGSALSILMVVIGIGLTIITTLISRKDPISY; via the coding sequence ATGATTTTAAAGGATAAAAAATATGCTTTTTTATTTTTAGCGCCAGCCCTTACTTTAATTACGGTTTTTCTATTCAATCCGCTAATCCAAACATTATATTTTAGTTTAACTGATTGGCATTATTTTTCAATGAAAAAGTCTTTTATTGGTTTAGAAAATTATCGGAGACTTCTACATGACCCAGTAGTTGGGATAGCAATTAAAAACACACTATTATTAATAGTATTATGTATTATATTTGAAATTGGATTCGCTCTACTCCTTGCTATGTTAATGGATGGAGTCAAGAGGGGTTTTAAGATTTATAGGACAGTTTTCTTTTTTCCTGTTGTAGTATCAGGTTCCGCAATAGGACTTTTGTTCTCACTTACATATCAGTATGATGCAGGTCTTTTGAATAACATTTTAGGTGTATTTGGTATGTCAAAGACAATATGGCTAACTGAAAAATCTTCAGCATTACTTTCTATGATGCCGTATATTTGGCAAATGACAGGTTTTTATTTTGTAATATTTATGACCGCACTTACAAAAATACCAAGTGATATATATGAATCAGCATCTTTGGATGGTGCAACGGGATTAACCAAATCAATATATATAACACTTCCACTTATAAGGGATGTAATAATTACAACTATTGCTTTGGTAATTACATCAGCTATAAAGGTTTTTGATATTATATTTACAATAACGCAGGGTGGTCCTATGAATTCAAGTCAGGTTTTGAGCACATATATATATCAAACTACATTCCAATCTATGAATCAAGGCTATGGGTCTGCACTATCTATTCTTATGGTTGTTATAGGAATTGGTTTGACTATTATTACTACATTAATATCAAGGAAAGATCCAATAAGTTATTAG
- a CDS encoding ABC transporter substrate-binding protein: MKKSKKLFCLLMTTAVLTSALAGCGSKNSTTSTTVAEETEVTIRVETTFTGADPYTEVWQQAIKDFQAKNPKIKVIDEATSAASEAFKTKINTDFASGNEPDVTYGFNSASGKPLVDSGKVISWEDELAKDATWAANFKKSGLDAAKYNGKLYALPYIGFFEGVWINTDLFKNNGLEIPKTYEDIIKAIPVLNAKNITPIACSFAEEPHYLIETLLLSQGGASGHSKLFDASWAPALALTKDLYDKKAFTKDALTIKQAACSQAFADKKAAMFISGSWAGGAFQGMENVSVIPFPLVPGAKANANDIIGGTGTGWYVTKALNDKKNGAGIKFVKFMTEPEQLAKFAEKGGVPLENVPSSTTGGALAKNIGDFTTKATSMTGPAGDNMNQEAFTAIWKGMQYIASGKKTSQQVLDEAQKLVK, encoded by the coding sequence ATGAAGAAATCCAAAAAATTGTTTTGTTTGCTCATGACAACTGCTGTTTTAACTTCAGCTTTAGCTGGATGCGGTAGCAAGAATTCAACTACAAGTACAACAGTTGCAGAGGAGACGGAAGTAACAATTAGAGTAGAAACAACTTTTACTGGTGCAGACCCATACACCGAAGTATGGCAACAGGCTATAAAAGATTTCCAAGCTAAAAATCCGAAAATTAAAGTTATAGATGAAGCTACTTCTGCTGCAAGTGAGGCTTTTAAAACAAAAATAAATACTGATTTCGCTTCAGGTAATGAACCAGATGTAACATACGGATTTAATAGCGCATCTGGAAAACCGCTTGTTGATTCCGGTAAGGTAATTTCTTGGGAAGATGAATTAGCTAAAGATGCTACTTGGGCTGCAAACTTTAAGAAATCAGGACTAGATGCTGCAAAGTATAATGGTAAGCTTTATGCACTTCCTTACATTGGTTTTTTTGAAGGAGTATGGATAAATACCGATTTATTTAAGAATAACGGACTTGAGATTCCTAAGACTTATGAAGATATTATAAAGGCTATTCCAGTACTTAATGCAAAGAACATAACCCCAATCGCTTGTTCGTTTGCTGAAGAACCACATTATTTAATTGAGACATTATTACTTTCACAAGGTGGAGCTTCCGGTCATAGTAAATTATTTGATGCGAGTTGGGCTCCAGCACTTGCATTAACTAAAGACCTTTATGATAAAAAAGCATTTACAAAAGATGCCTTAACAATTAAACAAGCTGCTTGTTCTCAGGCTTTTGCTGATAAGAAAGCTGCAATGTTTATTTCAGGTTCTTGGGCAGGTGGAGCATTTCAGGGTATGGAAAATGTTAGTGTAATACCGTTCCCACTAGTACCAGGTGCAAAAGCTAATGCTAATGACATCATTGGTGGTACAGGCACAGGTTGGTATGTAACTAAGGCTCTTAATGATAAGAAAAATGGAGCTGGTATTAAATTTGTTAAGTTTATGACAGAGCCAGAACAACTCGCTAAGTTTGCTGAAAAAGGAGGGGTTCCACTTGAAAATGTACCATCTTCAACTACAGGTGGTGCACTAGCAAAAAATATCGGTGACTTTACGACTAAAGCTACTAGCATGACTGGTCCTGCTGGAGATAATATGAATCAGGAAGCCTTTACAGCTATATGGAAAGGTATGCAATATATAGCTTCTGGAAAGAAGACATCACAACAAGTACTCGATGAGGCACAAAAATTAGTAAAATAG
- a CDS encoding sensor histidine kinase — protein MTKHSMKSKLIIIAILFILYPIIIIGYLGYVNYSKTIKEKAIMDYQSAAQQLTHSLSDRMDKLNLYSIQLFYDSKIIDTNTLINTNNLDFIYENSFQRYLQSLLFAKYELNEILIKYSDSGKVFQANRAFAATTDCYANMDKLNEIAIKGKGSPVWYVASKNGKIDGIYLAKSIYDSLNVNKVVGLLALKIDNQCFMEIFNNTMINSKQTLGLYSSDGQLIFINDSFDVNTNKSIQSFLNSNLDKGEGEIKTKSDSLYMIYDTIKPTKWKLVVGISGNVLFKEIRKVAKFSIILCIATLPICLLLINYLYNTMIHPLKVLIKRMKEIENGNMGVIIESDRKDEFGFVFRTFNKMSKNIKTLIDTVYKEQIVMKQAEINALQAQINPHFLYNTLESINWKAKIHGDDEVSEMISAFSYIIEANLNRSNEKFIPVYKEIEYIQSYKFLIQKRFGKKIGFNLNIDEDTLNNRLPKLLIQPIIENTIYHGLEMKKGGGTVDIIIKKENNQLIITVADDGLGIEKSKLLALIEDMSDDKFPESENFLDNSKIGVINVHRRIRLLYGKDYGLKIESQEGMCTIVTIKVPADI, from the coding sequence ATGACAAAACATTCTATGAAATCCAAGCTTATTATTATTGCAATTCTATTCATTCTTTATCCTATAATAATTATTGGCTATTTAGGATATGTGAATTATTCAAAAACGATTAAAGAAAAAGCTATAATGGACTATCAAAGTGCGGCCCAACAACTAACCCATTCGCTTTCAGACAGAATGGATAAGCTTAACCTTTACTCTATACAGCTTTTTTATGATAGTAAAATAATTGATACAAACACTTTAATTAATACTAATAATTTAGATTTTATATATGAAAACAGTTTTCAACGGTATTTACAATCTTTACTTTTCGCTAAATATGAGCTAAACGAAATTCTCATTAAATACTCTGATAGTGGAAAGGTTTTTCAAGCAAATAGAGCCTTTGCTGCTACTACGGATTGTTACGCTAATATGGATAAGTTAAATGAGATAGCCATAAAAGGAAAAGGCTCTCCAGTGTGGTATGTAGCAAGTAAAAACGGGAAAATAGATGGTATATACTTAGCAAAATCCATATACGATTCATTAAATGTGAATAAGGTAGTGGGTCTTTTAGCACTTAAAATAGATAATCAATGTTTTATGGAAATATTTAACAATACCATGATTAACTCAAAGCAAACTTTGGGTCTCTATAGTAGCGATGGCCAATTAATATTTATAAATGATAGTTTTGATGTAAATACTAATAAATCCATACAATCTTTTCTTAATTCTAATTTAGACAAAGGTGAAGGAGAGATAAAGACTAAAAGTGACTCTCTATATATGATATATGACACAATTAAACCAACCAAATGGAAACTTGTTGTTGGAATTTCAGGAAACGTATTGTTTAAAGAGATACGAAAGGTAGCCAAATTTAGTATAATTCTATGTATAGCCACTCTTCCCATTTGCTTATTACTTATAAATTACTTATATAATACAATGATACATCCACTGAAGGTATTAATAAAAAGAATGAAGGAAATAGAAAATGGTAATATGGGTGTAATAATAGAAAGTGATCGCAAGGATGAATTTGGTTTCGTATTTCGTACCTTTAATAAAATGTCGAAAAACATAAAGACCCTAATTGATACAGTATATAAAGAGCAAATTGTAATGAAGCAAGCTGAAATTAATGCATTGCAAGCTCAAATTAATCCTCATTTTTTATATAATACACTTGAGTCCATTAACTGGAAAGCAAAAATTCACGGTGATGATGAGGTCAGTGAAATGATTTCTGCTTTTTCGTACATTATAGAAGCAAACCTAAATAGGAGCAACGAGAAATTTATTCCTGTTTATAAAGAAATCGAATATATCCAAAGCTATAAATTCTTAATACAGAAACGATTTGGAAAGAAAATAGGATTTAATTTAAATATTGATGAAGACACCCTAAATAACAGGCTTCCTAAGCTTTTAATTCAACCTATAATTGAAAACACAATATACCATGGACTTGAAATGAAAAAGGGTGGAGGAACAGTAGATATTATAATAAAGAAGGAAAACAATCAACTAATTATTACTGTGGCAGATGACGGGTTAGGTATTGAAAAAAGCAAATTACTAGCCCTAATAGAAGACATGAGTGATGATAAATTTCCAGAGTCAGAAAATTTCTTGGATAATTCTAAGATAGGCGTAATTAATGTGCATCGCAGAATTAGACTACTTTATGGTAAAGATTACGGACTAAAAATAGAAAGTCAAGAGGGTATGTGTACGATTGTTACAATTAAAGTACCCGCCGACATATAA
- a CDS encoding response regulator: protein MFKVLIIDDEEIIREGLKTVIDWNSLGCSVIGEASDGDEGLEMISSMQPDIVFTDIRMPGLNGLEMISKLEKHKHECKIIILSGFRDFEYAQQAVKLGAFRFLLKPTDTKELILSIKEAILELKKVKSNEEIFKNLKRKVKENYNLSDDVTIMEDKSLNTNEKSSKFLVVKALSFMKENVAMGLTLKDVSAYLYISTWYLSKLIKKETGSNFIDILSEIRIDEAKKLLLQPQYKIYEVSAMIGFTDVTYFNKLFKNNTGLKPTEYRNKIFNNE, encoded by the coding sequence ATGTTTAAAGTACTTATAATTGATGACGAAGAAATCATAAGAGAAGGCCTAAAAACTGTTATTGATTGGAATTCATTAGGGTGCAGCGTTATAGGTGAAGCCTCAGACGGGGATGAAGGACTAGAAATGATTTCATCAATGCAACCTGACATTGTCTTCACTGACATTAGGATGCCAGGTTTAAATGGTTTAGAAATGATCTCTAAACTAGAAAAACATAAGCATGAATGTAAAATAATAATATTATCTGGCTTTAGAGATTTTGAGTATGCCCAACAAGCTGTTAAACTTGGAGCCTTTAGATTTCTTCTTAAACCCACAGATACTAAGGAATTAATCCTCTCCATTAAAGAAGCTATTCTTGAACTTAAAAAAGTAAAATCAAATGAAGAAATCTTTAAGAATTTGAAAAGAAAAGTTAAAGAAAATTACAATTTAAGTGATGACGTTACAATCATGGAAGATAAATCACTTAATACTAATGAAAAAAGTTCTAAGTTTCTTGTAGTTAAAGCCCTGTCTTTTATGAAGGAGAATGTAGCTATGGGCTTAACCTTAAAAGATGTATCAGCCTATTTATATATCAGTACCTGGTACCTTAGTAAGCTGATAAAAAAAGAGACTGGTAGTAACTTTATTGATATCTTAAGTGAAATACGTATTGATGAGGCTAAAAAACTATTACTTCAACCCCAATATAAAATTTATGAGGTTTCAGCAATGATAGGTTTTACAGACGTAACTTATTTCAATAAACTCTTTAAAAATAATACTGGTTTAAAACCTACGGAGTATCGAAATAAGATTTTTAATAATGAATAG
- the brnQ gene encoding branched-chain amino acid transport system II carrier protein, which yields MKNSTKHSIVIGFALFAMFFGAGNLIFPPTLGKAAGNSVLLSIIGFLITGVCLPLCAIIACAKINGTFEKMADRVGPIFSVIVSIALILVIGPLFAIPRTAATTFELGIHPLFPLIGQNISIIAFFAIVLAFALKPSSIIDNIGKILTPALLLMLTIIIVKGIIDPIGPTVSTSYQGGFSKALIEGYQTMDAMTGVIFSSIILASIRARGYESSKDIMRITMKSAVVSLIGLSFVYTGLMYLGTQTTTLFSKSISRTSLVTEIVRLDLGSIGSVILSLCVTIACLTTAIGILSAGSKFFAKLSKGKLSYKSIAISMALVSGVMATKDVDSLIKLAGPVLQIIYPIVIVLIVTTLLGDIVKNNKVVAITTYTVLIVSVLNTINDLTANSIGFFKYVPLSNLGFAWIIPAILAFVISNNLVKLNEITKNRGLVD from the coding sequence ATCAAAAATTCAACAAAGCATTCAATAGTTATAGGTTTTGCATTATTTGCAATGTTCTTTGGCGCAGGAAACCTAATTTTTCCACCAACATTAGGAAAAGCAGCAGGGAACTCAGTTTTATTATCAATTATAGGCTTTCTTATTACAGGAGTTTGTCTTCCTCTATGTGCAATAATTGCCTGTGCTAAAATTAATGGTACTTTCGAAAAAATGGCAGATAGGGTAGGTCCAATATTTTCTGTGATAGTCTCTATTGCTTTAATTCTTGTAATAGGACCTTTATTCGCAATTCCAAGAACTGCTGCAACAACTTTTGAACTGGGAATACATCCTTTATTTCCATTAATTGGACAAAACATATCGATTATAGCTTTTTTTGCAATAGTGCTTGCATTTGCGCTTAAACCTTCTTCAATAATTGATAATATAGGTAAAATACTTACACCAGCACTTTTATTAATGTTAACTATAATTATAGTTAAAGGAATAATAGATCCTATTGGGCCAACTGTATCTACATCTTACCAAGGTGGATTCTCAAAAGCTTTAATAGAAGGATATCAAACAATGGATGCTATGACTGGTGTTATATTTTCATCAATAATTCTTGCATCTATTAGGGCAAGAGGTTATGAAAGCTCAAAAGATATAATGAGGATAACTATGAAATCGGCTGTAGTGTCTTTAATCGGTTTATCCTTTGTATATACTGGACTTATGTACCTTGGAACTCAAACGACTACTTTGTTCTCAAAAAGTATATCTAGAACTAGTCTGGTTACAGAAATTGTTAGATTAGACCTAGGTAGTATTGGTAGTGTTATACTTAGTTTATGTGTTACTATTGCATGTTTAACGACTGCTATAGGAATACTTTCAGCTGGATCAAAATTCTTTGCTAAACTTTCTAAGGGGAAATTATCTTATAAAAGTATTGCTATTAGTATGGCTTTAGTAAGTGGAGTAATGGCTACAAAGGATGTTGATAGTTTAATTAAATTGGCAGGTCCAGTTTTACAAATTATATATCCAATTGTAATTGTTCTAATAGTTACTACCTTGCTTGGCGATATAGTGAAAAATAATAAGGTAGTTGCTATAACTACCTACACAGTTTTAATAGTAAGTGTTTTAAATACTATAAATGATTTAACAGCAAATAGCATTGGGTTCTTTAAATATGTTCCTTTATCCAATCTAGGATTTGCATGGATTATACCAGCTATACTTGCTTTTGTAATTTCTAACAATTTAGTGAAATTAAATGAAATTACTAAAAATAGAGGATTAGTGGATTAA
- a CDS encoding amino acid permease → MNGTGVKKLTWKNLALMAFVMVWGFGNVVNNFANQGLKVVGSWIIIISLYFIPYALMVGELGSTFKDGKAGVSTWIKSTMGTKLAYLAGWTYWVVHVPYLAQKPQSILIALGWVVTQNGKFINGFSPLVLQSVTLVLFLFFLWFASRGVNSLKKIGTIAGTSVFVMSMLYIVMMIAAPSITGVKIATAHITLKSFIPDFNFAYFTTISMLVFAIGGCEKIAPYVNDTKEPSKNFPKGMIVLAIMVAMSALLGSVAMGMMFDGNNIPVDLKMNGQYYAFKTLGNYYGVGNLFLILYAIANMLAQISALAFSIDAPLKILFAEGDKKYIPASLMKTNKYGAPINGYKMTAVLVGVLIIVPALGIGDMNTLYNWLLDLNSIVMPIRYLWVFLAYMALRGFAKKKFSSEYKFIKNDKIAFIIGSWCFAFTAFACIMGMFPKVKPSSSEYTFQLVLNLLTPFILLCLGLILPLIVKISNKRITINKTNITKKS, encoded by the coding sequence ATGAATGGGACAGGGGTTAAAAAACTTACATGGAAAAATCTAGCGCTGATGGCTTTTGTTATGGTATGGGGATTTGGGAATGTTGTTAATAACTTTGCAAATCAAGGGTTAAAAGTTGTTGGATCATGGATAATTATTATTTCATTATATTTTATACCTTATGCATTAATGGTAGGGGAATTAGGTTCTACATTTAAGGACGGAAAAGCAGGAGTTAGTACATGGATAAAATCTACAATGGGTACAAAATTAGCTTACTTAGCAGGTTGGACTTATTGGGTAGTGCATGTACCATATTTAGCACAAAAACCCCAGTCAATTTTAATAGCATTAGGATGGGTAGTAACACAAAATGGAAAATTCATTAATGGTTTTAGCCCATTAGTGTTACAATCAGTAACATTAGTACTATTTTTATTTTTCCTGTGGTTTGCTTCAAGAGGTGTTAATTCATTGAAAAAAATAGGAACCATAGCAGGAACATCAGTATTTGTAATGTCAATGTTATACATAGTGATGATGATTGCAGCACCTTCAATTACAGGAGTGAAAATTGCAACAGCACACATAACATTAAAATCTTTTATTCCGGATTTTAACTTTGCATACTTTACTACAATATCTATGCTGGTGTTTGCGATAGGTGGCTGTGAAAAAATAGCACCTTATGTTAACGATACAAAAGAGCCATCAAAAAATTTCCCAAAGGGAATGATTGTACTTGCAATAATGGTAGCAATGTCAGCATTATTAGGTTCAGTTGCAATGGGAATGATGTTTGATGGAAATAACATTCCAGTAGATTTAAAAATGAATGGACAGTACTACGCATTTAAAACATTGGGTAATTACTATGGCGTAGGAAATTTATTTTTAATTTTATATGCAATTGCGAATATGCTTGCTCAAATTTCTGCATTAGCGTTCTCCATTGATGCTCCTTTAAAAATATTATTTGCAGAAGGAGATAAAAAATATATTCCTGCTAGTCTAATGAAAACAAATAAATATGGAGCTCCAATTAATGGATACAAAATGACTGCTGTTTTAGTTGGAGTTTTAATAATTGTACCAGCCTTAGGTATTGGAGATATGAATACCCTGTACAACTGGTTATTAGATCTAAATTCAATTGTTATGCCAATAAGATATTTGTGGGTATTCTTAGCATACATGGCTTTAAGAGGCTTTGCTAAAAAGAAATTCTCTTCTGAATATAAATTTATAAAAAATGATAAGATAGCATTCATAATAGGTTCATGGTGTTTTGCATTTACTGCATTTGCATGCATTATGGGGATGTTCCCAAAAGTAAAACCAAGCTCATCAGAGTATACTTTCCAACTTGTGCTTAATTTATTAACACCATTTATACTTTTATGCTTAGGATTAATATTGCCTCTAATTGTAAAAATATCAAATAAACGAATTACCATAAATAAAACAAATATTACAAAAAAATCTTAG
- a CDS encoding endonuclease I family protein, with protein MLILSFVLSSFLFDLSFAATQNNTLKAVQGHLARQPTASSTTSPYDNTYYASAIGKTGISLKSTLNDIIDNHTKLSYKQVWDALRNTDEDPNNANNVILLYTGRSQGELTNGGGVDNWNREHVFAKSHGNFGTTAGAGTDLHHLRPADVSVNSARGNLDFDMGGTPNSEAPLCKSDSDSFEPRDSVKGDIARMLFYMAVRYEGEHGEVNLELNELTNNNTAPYIGKLSVLLQWNAQDPVDAFERHRNDVIYKNYQHNRNPFIDHPEWANLIWN; from the coding sequence GTGCTTATTTTATCCTTTGTTCTTTCGTCTTTTTTATTTGACTTATCATTTGCAGCTACACAAAACAACACCTTAAAAGCAGTACAAGGTCATCTAGCTAGGCAACCTACAGCTTCAAGTACTACTTCACCATACGATAATACCTACTATGCATCTGCAATTGGTAAAACAGGCATAAGTCTTAAATCAACATTAAATGATATCATTGATAATCATACTAAGCTTTCTTATAAACAGGTTTGGGATGCATTAAGAAATACAGATGAAGACCCAAACAATGCAAATAACGTGATCTTGCTTTATACCGGACGTTCTCAAGGAGAGCTTACAAATGGAGGCGGAGTAGATAATTGGAATAGAGAACATGTATTTGCAAAATCACATGGTAATTTTGGAACTACCGCAGGAGCTGGAACAGATTTGCATCACCTTAGACCAGCCGATGTATCTGTAAACAGCGCAAGAGGGAATTTAGACTTTGATATGGGTGGTACACCTAACTCTGAAGCACCTCTATGTAAATCTGATAGTGATTCCTTTGAACCAAGAGATAGCGTAAAAGGGGATATCGCTAGGATGCTGTTTTATATGGCAGTCCGCTATGAAGGAGAGCATGGAGAAGTGAATTTAGAGCTAAACGAATTAACTAATAATAATACAGCTCCTTATATAGGTAAATTATCTGTTTTATTACAATGGAATGCCCAGGATCCAGTTGATGCTTTTGAAAGACACAGAAATGATGTAATCTATAAGAATTATCAACACAACAGAAATCCATTTATAGATCATCCAGAATGGGCAAATTTGATTTGGAACTAA
- a CDS encoding M4 family metallopeptidase produces the protein MKKAISILTAMAMVVLINPANANASQGKPANFVKVQSSEKLSKDMNGVHKFFKGNKTVVEDSVNKLEEVKSNDDKLGFKHIKTQQMVNDIPVYGNEYIVHFNQKGEVYAVNGKYDANAKNAKINKEQLIGENKALEIAKTQVKFDKLEADPTTKLYLYNINDKYVPVYVVSLSFLSPTPGNWKFFINAENGDIVKKGNKISKVAATGTGLGVLNDSKSLNLDKVDVRNKVQYQLRDTTRGKGITTTSAANTTNKIGSIVYSTTNVINDKAAVDAHYYAGVVYDYYKTKFNRNGFDGKDMEIKSTVHYAKNYVNAFWNGTRMIYGDGDGIDSIELSGALDVVGHEMTHAVDEKTANLDYEFQSGALNESMSDAFGAFIENYGQADKFDWLMGEDVWTPKVEGDALRDISNPTKYGDPDNMSKFVVTPNTLEGDWGGVHTNSGIPNKACYLIASNDNVGIAKAEQIYYSALSNYLIATSNFHDARLALVQSATDLYGADGSEVAAVNAAWDAVGVK, from the coding sequence ATGAAAAAAGCAATTTCAATCTTAACTGCAATGGCAATGGTGGTTTTAATTAATCCAGCTAATGCAAATGCATCACAAGGAAAGCCGGCAAATTTTGTAAAGGTACAATCATCAGAAAAATTGTCAAAAGACATGAATGGCGTGCATAAATTCTTTAAGGGAAATAAAACCGTAGTTGAAGATTCAGTGAATAAGTTGGAAGAAGTAAAATCAAATGATGATAAATTGGGTTTTAAACATATCAAAACTCAACAAATGGTAAATGATATTCCGGTTTATGGTAATGAATATATCGTTCATTTTAATCAAAAGGGTGAAGTATATGCTGTAAATGGTAAATATGATGCTAACGCAAAAAATGCAAAAATAAATAAAGAACAGTTAATAGGTGAAAACAAAGCTCTTGAAATTGCAAAAACGCAAGTTAAATTTGATAAGCTTGAGGCGGATCCAACTACTAAACTTTACCTATACAATATAAATGATAAATATGTTCCAGTTTATGTTGTTTCATTAAGCTTTCTATCACCAACACCAGGAAATTGGAAGTTCTTTATAAATGCTGAAAATGGAGATATAGTAAAAAAAGGCAATAAAATATCTAAGGTTGCTGCTACAGGAACAGGTTTAGGTGTACTTAATGATTCTAAATCATTAAATCTTGACAAGGTTGATGTACGTAACAAGGTTCAATATCAATTAAGAGATACAACAAGAGGTAAGGGCATAACTACTACTTCAGCGGCTAATACTACTAACAAAATTGGTTCTATCGTCTATTCAACTACAAACGTAATTAATGATAAAGCTGCTGTAGATGCACATTACTATGCAGGAGTTGTATATGATTATTATAAAACTAAATTCAATAGAAATGGTTTTGATGGAAAAGATATGGAAATTAAATCTACAGTTCACTACGCTAAGAACTATGTTAATGCTTTTTGGAATGGAACTCGAATGATTTATGGAGATGGGGATGGTATTGACTCTATTGAATTATCTGGAGCTTTAGATGTAGTGGGTCACGAAATGACACATGCAGTAGATGAAAAAACAGCAAATCTTGATTATGAATTTCAATCTGGAGCATTAAATGAATCTATGTCAGATGCTTTTGGTGCATTTATCGAAAATTATGGACAAGCTGATAAATTTGACTGGTTAATGGGTGAAGATGTTTGGACACCTAAAGTAGAGGGTGATGCATTAAGAGATATATCCAATCCAACTAAATATGGCGATCCAGATAATATGAGTAAATTTGTAGTTACTCCTAATACGCTAGAGGGAGATTGGGGTGGAGTTCATACAAACAGTGGAATTCCAAACAAAGCTTGTTATCTTATAGCTTCTAATGATAACGTAGGGATAGCTAAAGCAGAACAAATTTATTACAGTGCTTTATCTAATTATTTAATTGCAACTTCTAACTTCCACGATGCAAGACTTGCACTTGTTCAATCCGCAACAGATCTTTACGGTGCAGATGGATCAGAAGTTGCTGCGGTAAATGCAGCTTGGGATGCAGTAGGAGTAAAGTAA